A stretch of the Deinococcus sp. KSM4-11 genome encodes the following:
- a CDS encoding Ig domain-containing protein, giving the protein MVPLPSPRRAALALLLGAALVSCGQTTTGSTTSGKDALYFADSAGGLPPIYLNEPYTATLAVAGGVGPYSLRLAAGSLPPGVKLDASQRTLSGQPTKAGTYTFTLEASDSTLSTKASEYTLNVQELPPLAITPGLPSGEIRGETRIPLTITAPRGARAAHLSWELPANVQVTRVQNADSGGLLFWRQEGQTLLLDIGFRKVPRTGTRIALISVKPAKAVTLNASKLSVEARGADGALVGAPNATPSPASATPDATPSTPTPSSTTPAPSTPATPDTTTPATTEPTGTPDTEPTTDPTTPPMNPPDPTPPPSDGSGDTP; this is encoded by the coding sequence ATGGTTCCCCTGCCCTCCCCGCGCCGCGCGGCGCTGGCCCTGCTGCTGGGCGCCGCCCTGGTGTCCTGCGGTCAGACGACCACGGGTTCGACCACCAGCGGCAAGGACGCCCTGTACTTCGCCGACAGTGCCGGCGGCCTGCCGCCCATCTACCTGAACGAGCCGTACACCGCGACCCTGGCGGTGGCCGGCGGGGTTGGGCCGTACTCGCTGCGGCTCGCGGCAGGCAGCCTGCCGCCGGGCGTGAAACTGGACGCCTCGCAGCGCACGCTGTCCGGGCAGCCCACCAAGGCGGGCACCTATACCTTCACGCTGGAGGCCTCGGACTCCACGCTGAGCACCAAGGCCAGCGAGTACACCCTGAACGTGCAGGAACTGCCGCCCCTGGCGATCACGCCTGGCCTGCCCAGCGGCGAGATCCGGGGCGAGACGCGCATTCCCCTGACGATCACCGCGCCGCGGGGCGCACGGGCCGCCCACCTGTCGTGGGAACTGCCGGCGAACGTGCAGGTCACCCGCGTGCAGAACGCGGACTCGGGCGGCCTGCTGTTCTGGCGGCAGGAGGGCCAGACGCTGCTGCTGGACATCGGGTTCCGCAAGGTGCCGCGCACCGGCACACGCATCGCGCTGATCAGCGTGAAGCCCGCCAAGGCCGTCACCCTGAACGCCAGCAAACTGTCGGTCGAGGCGCGCGGAGCAGACGGCGCACTGGTGGGCGCCCCGAACGCCACGCCCAGCCCAGCCAGTGCCACTCCCGACGCCACGCCCTCAACTCCGACGCCCAGCAGCACGACACCAGCACCCTCGACGCCCGCCACGCCGGATACCACCACGCCGGCGACCACGGAGCCGACGGGCACGCCCGACACGGAACCCACCACCGATCCGACCACGCCACCCATGAATCCGCCCGATCCCACGCCGCCCCCCTCGGACGGCAGCGGAGACACGCCGTGA
- a CDS encoding ammonium transporter, giving the protein MTPRFPSARPLLPLALLLGGAAFAQTATPKMDSGDTAWMLASAALVLLMTPGLAFFYGGLSRTQSVLNTMMMSVVSLGIVTIVWMVAGYSIAFASGGNGFFGPLVNAGFSGMAGQLSGTIPAYVFAAFQAMFAIIALALVSGSVIERMRFGAFVLFGTLWSLLIYAPLAHWVWNADGWLFKLGALDFAGGTVIHIAAGVSGLVAASVLGARIGFPKTAHVPHNVPFVLLGAGLLWFGWFGFNAGSALAANQSAALAFITTLIATAAAMLTWLALESVRSGKPTAVGAATGMVVGLVAITPACGWVSPMASIAVGALGAAASFAAVQLKQRMKADDALDVFACHGVAGIVGAILTGAFAFTTGSGKAWGTQVLIQIVGVLASIIWTGVGTFILLKLVGLVMPLRVPANQEIVGIDVSAHSEQGYSDSETGLGAPVFVGGD; this is encoded by the coding sequence ATGACCCCCCGATTCCCATCTGCCCGACCCCTTCTGCCCCTGGCCCTGCTGCTCGGCGGCGCGGCCTTCGCGCAGACCGCCACCCCCAAGATGGACAGCGGCGACACCGCCTGGATGCTCGCGTCAGCGGCCCTGGTGCTGCTCATGACGCCCGGCCTGGCCTTCTTCTACGGCGGCCTGAGCCGCACCCAGAGCGTACTGAACACCATGATGATGAGCGTCGTGTCGCTCGGCATCGTCACGATCGTCTGGATGGTCGCCGGGTACTCGATTGCCTTCGCCTCCGGCGGCAACGGCTTCTTCGGCCCGCTGGTGAACGCCGGGTTCAGCGGCATGGCCGGACAGCTCAGCGGCACCATTCCCGCCTACGTCTTCGCGGCCTTCCAGGCCATGTTCGCGATCATTGCCCTGGCCCTGGTGAGCGGCTCGGTCATCGAGCGCATGCGCTTCGGCGCCTTCGTGCTGTTCGGCACGCTGTGGAGCCTGCTGATCTACGCCCCGCTGGCCCACTGGGTCTGGAACGCCGACGGCTGGCTCTTCAAGCTGGGCGCCCTGGACTTCGCCGGTGGCACCGTGATCCACATCGCCGCCGGCGTCTCGGGCCTGGTCGCCGCGAGCGTGCTGGGTGCCCGCATCGGCTTCCCCAAGACCGCGCACGTGCCGCACAACGTGCCCTTCGTCCTGCTCGGCGCGGGCCTGCTGTGGTTCGGCTGGTTCGGCTTCAACGCTGGGAGTGCGCTGGCCGCCAACCAGTCCGCCGCCCTGGCCTTCATCACCACCCTGATCGCCACGGCCGCCGCGATGCTTACCTGGCTGGCGCTGGAAAGCGTCCGTTCCGGCAAGCCCACCGCCGTGGGGGCCGCCACCGGCATGGTCGTCGGGCTGGTCGCCATCACGCCCGCCTGCGGCTGGGTCAGCCCGATGGCGTCGATCGCCGTGGGTGCGCTGGGCGCCGCCGCGAGCTTCGCCGCCGTGCAGCTCAAGCAGCGCATGAAGGCCGATGACGCGCTCGACGTATTCGCCTGCCACGGGGTCGCCGGGATCGTCGGCGCGATCCTGACCGGAGCGTTCGCCTTCACGACCGGCTCCGGGAAGGCCTGGGGCACCCAGGTGCTCATCCAGATCGTGGGCGTGCTCGCCAGCATCATCTGGACCGGCGTGGGCACCTTCATCCTGCTGAAGCTGGTCGGACTGGTCATGCCGCTGCGCGTGCCCGCCAACCAGGAGATCGTGGGGATCGATGTCAGCGCCCACAGCGAACAGGGCTACTCCGACAGTGAAACCGGCCTGGGCGCCCCCGTCTTCGTCGGCGGTGACTGA
- a CDS encoding insulinase family protein has product MTTTTSAALPRVGDRLGRYTVQRLDALPEMQGTLILLTHELGARHAHVVRDDDNSAFGVTFPTVPRDSTGVAHILEHIVLMGSQQYPVSDPFFAMLPRSLNTFMNAMTSNDWTTYPFATRNEQDYFNLLSVYLDATFFPLMRYESFRQDGHRFEFETPDDPTSPLKLQGVVYNEMKGAMAAPGAVMWRAFGKALYPDLTYANNSGGSPQDIPNLTYEGLRAFHAAHYHPSNAFFYTYGKLPLERILAEIEAHVMAHFTRHELDVSIPDQAAFAQPRQETVTYPGSDVERGAQVSVAWKLGRSNDADANLRWSVLSDVLLGNAAAPLTRPLIESGLGAGLADLSGYRDSFREGAFAAGLKGLPAGKAPDVETLVLDTLREIAERGIDPALIESSLHQFEIAQKEVSNAGYPYGLQVMFRLLGPWLYGGDPVTGLRLETELGHLRADLAQGRVFEPMIERELLNNPHRVTLELAPDPQLAERTEADEQALVTRLSADFTDEDRSRIVAESLRLKELQAQESDPDVLPTLALSDVPPQVPRVAYTQDQAGRATVARVPQPTGGLSYLDVQVRLPDVPSDLLDTLPLYAFAVTRGGAAGDDYVALARRIEAVTGGISASVGVGTRPDDLSGLRLSVTFSGKALARNAPALVDVLRDVIATPVFTRERLEQLLKQRLAGLKASILQGGSAYAERLAAAQVSPAGAITEHFSGLSALASLKGIVEDGGLDALLDRLNRVHALLLTGTPVLCLTATESDLTLDLRPITAAFTGDAPVGAPHPESAPHRPQARTTDSPVAFNAVAFRTVPYTHADSPALLVLSRLLRSGYLLKEIREKGGAYGGGAGFDTREGVFTMSSYRDPNVKRTFEVFRDARTFLDTELGVRELTEAILSASKLLDPLTSPDTIGRMRFFGDQAGYTPEVQDAYKARLLAVTLEDLRRVMATYLTPERAAYALVTGQDPNEDVRELGLTFDVQAL; this is encoded by the coding sequence ATGACCACCACCACCTCCGCCGCCCTACCCCGCGTCGGTGACCGCCTGGGCCGGTACACCGTCCAGCGTCTGGACGCCCTGCCCGAAATGCAGGGCACACTGATCCTCCTCACGCACGAGCTGGGCGCCCGGCACGCGCACGTCGTGCGGGACGACGACAACAGCGCCTTCGGCGTGACCTTCCCCACCGTGCCCAGGGATTCCACGGGCGTGGCCCACATCCTGGAGCACATCGTCCTGATGGGCAGCCAGCAGTACCCGGTGAGCGATCCCTTCTTCGCCATGCTGCCGCGGTCGCTGAACACCTTCATGAACGCCATGACCAGCAACGACTGGACGACCTACCCCTTTGCCACGCGCAACGAGCAGGACTACTTCAACCTGCTCTCGGTGTACCTGGACGCGACCTTCTTCCCGCTGATGCGCTACGAGTCCTTCCGGCAGGACGGGCACCGCTTCGAGTTCGAGACGCCGGACGACCCGACCAGCCCGCTGAAACTCCAGGGTGTCGTGTACAACGAGATGAAGGGAGCCATGGCCGCCCCCGGCGCCGTGATGTGGCGGGCCTTCGGCAAGGCCCTGTACCCGGATCTGACGTACGCGAACAACTCCGGCGGCAGCCCGCAGGACATCCCGAACCTGACCTACGAGGGCCTGCGCGCCTTCCACGCGGCGCACTATCACCCCAGCAACGCCTTTTTCTATACCTACGGCAAACTGCCCCTGGAGCGCATCCTGGCCGAGATCGAAGCCCACGTCATGGCGCACTTCACGCGGCACGAGCTGGACGTCAGCATCCCGGATCAGGCGGCCTTCGCGCAGCCGCGCCAGGAGACGGTCACGTACCCCGGTTCGGACGTGGAACGCGGCGCGCAGGTCAGCGTGGCGTGGAAGCTCGGCCGCAGCAACGATGCCGACGCGAACCTGCGCTGGAGCGTGCTGAGCGACGTGCTGCTCGGCAATGCCGCCGCCCCCCTGACCCGCCCGCTGATCGAATCCGGCCTGGGCGCGGGCCTGGCCGACCTCAGCGGCTACCGAGATTCCTTCCGCGAGGGGGCCTTCGCCGCCGGACTCAAGGGCCTCCCGGCCGGGAAGGCGCCGGACGTGGAGACGCTGGTGCTGGACACCCTGCGCGAGATCGCCGAACGGGGCATCGACCCCGCGCTCATCGAGAGCAGCCTGCACCAGTTCGAGATCGCGCAGAAGGAGGTCAGCAACGCCGGGTATCCGTACGGCCTGCAGGTCATGTTCCGCCTGCTCGGTCCATGGCTGTACGGCGGCGATCCCGTCACCGGCCTGCGCCTCGAGACCGAGCTGGGGCACCTGCGCGCCGATCTCGCCCAGGGACGGGTGTTCGAGCCCATGATCGAGCGCGAGCTGTTGAACAACCCCCACCGCGTCACGCTGGAACTCGCGCCGGATCCGCAGCTGGCCGAGCGCACCGAGGCCGACGAGCAGGCCCTGGTCACGCGCCTGAGCGCCGACTTCACCGACGAAGACCGGAGTCGGATCGTCGCGGAGAGCCTGCGCCTCAAGGAACTCCAGGCGCAGGAGAGCGATCCGGATGTTCTGCCCACCCTGGCGCTCTCGGACGTGCCGCCCCAGGTTCCGCGCGTGGCCTACACGCAGGATCAGGCCGGTCGGGCCACCGTGGCTCGCGTGCCGCAGCCGACCGGCGGCCTGTCGTACCTGGATGTGCAGGTTCGGTTGCCAGACGTGCCCTCAGACCTGCTGGACACCCTGCCCCTGTACGCCTTCGCGGTCACGCGCGGCGGCGCGGCCGGCGACGACTACGTGGCCCTGGCCCGGCGCATCGAGGCCGTGACCGGCGGGATCAGTGCCAGCGTGGGCGTGGGCACCCGCCCGGACGACCTCAGTGGGCTGCGCCTGAGCGTGACCTTCAGCGGCAAGGCCCTGGCGCGCAACGCGCCGGCCCTGGTGGACGTCCTGCGGGACGTGATCGCCACGCCCGTGTTCACGCGTGAACGCCTGGAACAGCTGCTCAAGCAGCGCCTGGCCGGCCTGAAGGCCAGCATCCTGCAGGGGGGCAGCGCCTACGCCGAACGCCTCGCAGCGGCGCAGGTCAGTCCGGCGGGTGCGATCACCGAGCACTTCAGCGGCCTCTCCGCCCTGGCTTCCCTGAAAGGGATCGTCGAGGACGGCGGCCTGGACGCCCTGCTCGACCGCCTGAACCGCGTACACGCCCTGCTGCTGACCGGCACGCCCGTGCTGTGCCTCACCGCCACCGAGAGCGACCTGACGCTCGATCTCAGGCCCATCACGGCGGCCTTCACCGGAGACGCGCCGGTCGGGGCTCCTCACCCAGAGAGCGCGCCGCACCGCCCGCAGGCGCGCACCACGGACTCCCCGGTGGCGTTCAACGCCGTGGCCTTCCGTACCGTGCCGTACACGCATGCCGACAGCCCCGCTCTGCTGGTGCTCTCACGCCTGCTGCGTAGCGGATACCTGCTCAAGGAGATCCGCGAGAAGGGCGGCGCGTACGGCGGCGGCGCTGGCTTCGACACCCGCGAGGGCGTGTTCACCATGAGTTCCTACCGCGACCCGAACGTGAAGCGCACCTTCGAGGTCTTCCGGGACGCCCGCACGTTCTTGGACACCGAGCTGGGCGTGCGGGAGCTGACCGAGGCGATCCTCTCGGCCAGCAAACTCCTCGATCCGCTGACCAGTCCGGACACCATCGGCCGCATGCGCTTCTTCGGCGACCAGGCCGGGTACACGCCCGAGGTGCAGGACGCCTACAAGGCCCGCCTGCTGGCCGTCACGCTGGAGGATCTGCGGCGCGTCATGGCCACCTACCTCACCCCGGAGCGCGCCGCCTACGCCCTGGTGACCGGACAGGATCCCAACGAGGACGTTCGCGAACTGGGCCTGACCTTCGACGTCCAGGCCCTCTGA
- a CDS encoding P-II family nitrogen regulator yields MKLITAVIRPERVQQVKEALFQAGISGITLSRVSGHGGEQEVVEHYRGTRVMVEFHDKVEVRMAVSEPFVQAAIDAIVRGARTGEVGDGKIFVQTLDRVVRIRTGEQDAAALTPVTETRLTPA; encoded by the coding sequence ATGAAGCTCATCACGGCAGTCATCAGGCCCGAACGCGTCCAGCAGGTCAAGGAAGCGCTGTTCCAGGCCGGTATCAGCGGCATCACCCTGTCGCGCGTCAGCGGGCACGGCGGCGAGCAGGAAGTCGTCGAGCACTACCGGGGCACGCGCGTCATGGTGGAATTCCACGACAAGGTCGAAGTCCGCATGGCGGTCAGTGAACCCTTCGTGCAGGCGGCCATCGACGCCATCGTGCGCGGGGCCCGCACCGGCGAGGTCGGCGACGGCAAGATCTTCGTGCAGACGCTCGACCGCGTGGTTCGCATCCGTACCGGCGAGCAGGACGCCGCCGCCCTGACGCCCGTCACCGAGACGCGTCTCACGCCCGCCTGA
- a CDS encoding PP2C family serine/threonine-protein phosphatase → MRASATPAMSSGLLTDVGRQRQGGVNQDAALALDLPRGGLYAVADGMGGHAAGELAANLALDALSQHYLDARSSPPIRLAEAVQAANLAVLRHAVGEYVGMGTTLLAALVDRGAVTVAHVGDSRAYLLRGGELFRLTEDHSWVAEQVRLGHMTEQEARDHQWRSVVSNALGGEERVRLELFGFPVRSGDRLLLCSDGLSGVVFDQQLLDMLSRRAEPEETARALVNAANDAGGPDNITAVVVDVHRDVRVPAYPLPQRLEEGPTYVDVLLSAQRGNSLITYLLLMIAYFTLLGVMLVPEHRVLLGLVGTTLLVIVLIGQRLWMARRAGTVLNRPAASLNRAASRSPSSAAPSADRPAPDSRS, encoded by the coding sequence ATGCGCGCCTCCGCGACGCCTGCTATGTCGTCAGGTCTTCTGACAGACGTGGGTCGTCAGCGGCAGGGCGGGGTAAACCAGGACGCAGCCCTGGCCCTCGACCTGCCGCGTGGCGGGCTGTATGCCGTGGCGGACGGCATGGGTGGGCACGCGGCCGGAGAGCTGGCCGCGAACCTCGCCCTGGACGCCCTGAGCCAGCATTACCTCGATGCCCGCAGCTCCCCACCGATCCGGCTGGCCGAGGCCGTGCAGGCCGCGAATCTGGCCGTCCTCCGGCACGCCGTCGGGGAGTATGTGGGCATGGGCACCACACTGCTGGCCGCCCTGGTCGACCGGGGCGCGGTCACGGTCGCACACGTGGGGGATTCCCGCGCCTACCTGCTGCGGGGCGGTGAACTGTTTCGCCTGACCGAGGACCATTCCTGGGTGGCCGAGCAGGTGCGCCTGGGCCACATGACCGAGCAGGAAGCGCGCGACCACCAGTGGCGCAGCGTGGTCAGCAATGCCCTGGGCGGCGAGGAACGCGTCCGGCTGGAACTGTTCGGCTTCCCGGTCAGATCCGGGGATCGCCTGCTGCTGTGCAGCGACGGCCTGAGCGGCGTGGTGTTCGACCAGCAACTGCTGGACATGCTGTCCCGGCGCGCCGAGCCCGAGGAGACCGCGCGGGCCCTGGTCAATGCCGCGAACGATGCGGGCGGCCCGGACAACATCACGGCGGTCGTCGTGGATGTGCACCGGGACGTGCGGGTGCCCGCCTACCCGCTGCCGCAGCGGCTGGAAGAGGGGCCCACCTACGTCGACGTGCTGCTGAGCGCGCAGCGCGGCAACAGTCTGATCACCTACCTGCTGCTGATGATCGCGTACTTCACCCTGCTGGGCGTCATGCTGGTTCCGGAACACCGCGTCCTGCTGGGCCTGGTCGGCACGACGCTGCTGGTGATCGTGCTGATCGGCCAGCGCCTCTGGATGGCACGGCGGGCGGGCACGGTGCTCAACCGTCCGGCCGCGTCGCTGAACCGTGCCGCATCCAGGAGCCCGAGTTCGGCGGCCCCCAGCGCCGACCGCCCAGCCCCTGATTCCAGATCCTGA
- a CDS encoding P-II family nitrogen regulator — MRLITAVIRPERIPQVKEALFQAGVSGITLSRVSGHGGEQEIIERYRGTQVMIEFHDKVEVMIGVSEPFVQVTIDAIMRGARTGEVGDGKVFVQNLDRVIRIRTGEEDSAALTPVTEKKLIPEGSS; from the coding sequence ATGAGACTGATCACCGCAGTGATCCGCCCCGAGCGGATTCCGCAGGTCAAGGAAGCGCTGTTCCAGGCCGGGGTCAGCGGGATTACCCTGTCGCGTGTCAGTGGGCATGGCGGTGAGCAGGAAATCATCGAACGCTACCGGGGCACGCAGGTGATGATCGAATTCCACGACAAGGTCGAGGTCATGATCGGGGTGAGTGAACCCTTCGTGCAGGTCACAATCGACGCGATCATGCGGGGGGCCCGCACTGGCGAGGTCGGAGATGGCAAGGTCTTCGTGCAGAACCTCGACCGCGTGATCCGCATCCGGACTGGCGAGGAGGACAGCGCCGCCCTGACCCCGGTCACCGAGAAGAAACTCATCCCAGAGGGCAGTTCTTAA
- a CDS encoding DUF1684 domain-containing protein: MSGAYEAAVLDFRQRKDAHFAAGRGPVRPDAFTGLSYYPPDEAWAFQAPLQAAPDSTVPFTLETNTGEPRQMNAFGTVTVPFPDGERTLTVFAPLGEEHPQRVFLPFRDGTSGTETYGAGRYLDAPLTEQDGELLVDVDFNMAYHPYCAYGEGWTCPLPPLQNRLPQAIRAGERSAVVDGA, translated from the coding sequence GTGAGCGGCGCCTACGAGGCGGCCGTGCTGGACTTCCGGCAGCGCAAGGACGCGCATTTCGCGGCGGGGCGCGGGCCGGTGCGTCCAGACGCGTTCACGGGGCTCAGCTATTACCCGCCGGACGAGGCGTGGGCCTTCCAGGCGCCCCTCCAGGCCGCGCCGGACTCCACCGTGCCGTTCACGCTTGAGACGAACACCGGCGAGCCCCGCCAGATGAACGCGTTCGGCACGGTGACGGTGCCGTTCCCTGACGGCGAGCGCACACTGACGGTGTTTGCGCCGCTGGGTGAGGAGCATCCGCAGCGGGTGTTCCTGCCGTTCCGGGACGGAACCAGCGGTACCGAGACGTACGGGGCCGGACGCTACCTGGACGCCCCCCTGACCGAACAGGACGGCGAACTCCTGGTGGACGTGGATTTCAACATGGCCTACCACCCGTACTGCGCGTATGGAGAGGGCTGGACGTGTCCCCTTCCGCCGCTGCAGAACCGGCTGCCACAGGCCATCCGCGCAGGTGAGCGTTCGGCGGTAGTGGACGGCGCGTAA
- a CDS encoding RNA-binding S4 domain-containing protein: MTRADPDTIDLQDFLKLTGLVETGGEAKFRVQGGEVRLNGEVETRRRRKLRRGDIVEYAGQRVSVDW, encoded by the coding sequence ATGACGCGCGCCGATCCGGACACCATCGACCTCCAGGATTTCCTGAAACTGACCGGACTGGTCGAGACCGGCGGTGAGGCGAAGTTCCGGGTGCAGGGCGGCGAGGTGCGGCTGAACGGCGAGGTCGAGACTCGACGGCGGCGCAAGCTGCGGCGCGGCGACATCGTGGAATATGCGGGCCAGCGTGTGAGCGTGGACTGGTGA